DNA sequence from the Pedobacter schmidteae genome:
ACCATACAACCTACGTTACCGTCAAGTTTTACATAGTTCAGGTTCGATTCGCTTGCTTCTACATCGGTAGGATCTTCTTCCAGTTTATCGCGCATTGCTGCATAGTCTGGATGACGGAATAAAGCGTTCTCGTCCAAATCAACTTTAGCATCAACGGCAATAATTTTATCGTCAGATGTTTTTAATACCGGATTAATTTCAAACATAGAAGAATCTGTGCTGTCGTATGCTTTGTAAAGCGCAGTCACAAATTTTACCATTTCTTTGAAGGCAGCGCCGCTTACACCTAAGTTAAAGGCGATTTTACGGGCCTGGAAGCCTTGTAAACCTACTTTAGGGTCAATTTCTTCTTTGAAAATCAGGTGTGGCGTGTGCTCAGCAACCTCTTCAATGTCCATACCACCTTCGGTAGAATACATGATGATGTTTCTTCCGTTTGAACGGTTAAGCAACACACTGATATAAAATTCTTTAGTTTCTGAAGCTCCAGGGTAATAAACATCCTGCGCAACTAAAATTTTGTTTACCTTTTTTCCTTCGGGACCGGTTTGCGGCGTTACCAACTGCATTCCTAAAATTGCAGTAGCTCTTTCCTTCACCTCATCAAGGTTTTTGGCCAGCTTTACGCCACCGCCTTTACCTCTTCCACCTGCGTGGATCTGAGCTTTAATTACAACCCAGTCAGAATTGTAGTCAGTTTTCATTTTTTTAGCAGCTTCTACAGCCTGCTCTACCGTGTCGGCTACTATGCCTTCTTGTACGGCTACTCCAAAACTTTTAAGTATTTCTTTACCTTGATATTCGTGGATATTCATTATGCTGAAAAAATTTGCTCAAAGCTACAACTTCCAAACCTTTATAACAAATGAGTACAGGTATTTTCGACCTTTATATTTTCAACCGACGGTTTCAGTTTTTGAATTGTCTTTTTAAACTTGGATCTCATTTTTGTCCAATACTTACCAAAACTAACCTTACCGGCTCTAAACAACCTTTTATGCGCAAGCCAAACTATCAAAGTGGTCGAGAAATAGAAAACCGTGTAGGCGTAATAAGTAATTATCCTGGCCAGTGAGCTTTTTTGTTGGTATATCAGGCTGAGGCGTTCAATCTGAAAAGTAATGTGGGCAGCTTCATCTATTAAAATGTCGGTACAAATTTGTTTCAATAGTTTGCAACCGGTGGCATCTTTGAGGCATTGATAAAAAATCTGAGCGGTACTTTCGACGGTAATAACCGCTATAGTCCAGAATTCCATATGGGTGTTCAGCCCTCTTATTTTTCTAAAAAGGCTATCGCCCCAGTCCTTTTTTATTCTTTTTTCGCCAATCCTGTCTATATACCGACCCAGGTTGTTGCCGTGTTTCTGCTCTTCTTTGATAAATAACCTGATGGCATCGGTGTAATGCGGATCGTTGAGCTGTTGGGCATGTTTGGTTGCTGCATTAATCAGATTTGTGCCTTCCGAGGTTTCACCCAGTTGCCAGGCCTGTAACGATTTTAGAATGTTGTCTCTTTCTGCAGTGCTTAGGGCTGGACTACAGCTCCAGTCGATCCGCTGATTTTTGAGGTTTTGGCTAAAATAATTTATCCAATACAAAGAACTGTGCATGATACAAGGTTTAAGTTACAATTGATTTTTAATTAAATATTGCTGAGTTTGCCAGTCGCGATAATTCCACGAAAGCCAGGAAGTTTCTGCGTATTTATTCTTGAACCGCTTTATCCTTTTTGTCAGGCTTTTTTCAAATGCAGCAACCTGTTCAGGATAGTGAAGGGGCACCTTCTTATGGGTATAGGTTGTAGAATCGTATTGAAGTTGATAAGTATAGCGCGAGTTGGGCAGATATTTTCTAAGATCCAGTTTATGTTGATCTAAAAGGGGCAAGGTTTTGTCAGAAAGGCTCATTAGATGATCCAGATCCAACGATATGCTTGCTTTGTTGTTGATGTTGTAGCGTACAATAAACACATCCCAGTTGACAAAACCGAAGGTCAGCAATAAAATGTACCAGATAAAACCATTTACCTTACACAGGTAAAAAAAGGTTTTCAGGGTGGCTACTTTAAGGTATGCGGTAACCAAACCTATGGTGCAAAGCAACAGAAATACCATTACACCAATGCGTTTGTAAGTAAGGCCATAAGCTCCAATATAATTGAAGTCTCTAAACAATACGGATAATACCAGGAACATATTTTGGGCTATCCATAGGTAGGCCAACAGGCGGATGGTTTTGTTTTTGCGGTAGAAGTTTAAATTGCCATTGAAAAAGTAAACGATTACCAGCATGGCCATTACAATACTTAAGATCAATACATTGGTTCCATCGTGTAGTTCGGCTGAAAAGTGAGCGCCATTGCTATTTGTATTTTTATCCAGCCAAATTGTGCTTACATCTATTGCATTTAATGCAAGCAACAGCAGATTTAATGCTGTAAAAGAGATTATGCCGATAATGTTTTCGGTTTTCAGGGCCATCATTCGCTTCATCAGGCTGCCTGCAAAAAGTGCCATTAATTCCCGACCGATAGTATTGTGTTTTATTTTTCTGCCTTCGCGGGTCAGCTGTTCCTTGCATCTTGCTTCTCCGTGCTCCAGATCAAGACCTTTCAGACTGATAAAGATCCCGGCGCTTACCACTATACCGAATAATAAATGCATTAAGCGCGGTAAACTTAAATCTTCAAATAAGAAACCGAATATGCGGTTTAGGAAGCTGCCAATGGAATTGGCTATTTGTTCTACATAACCCGCAAATATGCTATTGGCTGCACTATATAAAACGCTAAAAAGTACAATAGCCATAAAGGGGATAATAATATACTTAAAAATCTTTAATGGCGGTTTTAGGGTGACACTACCAAAATGAGTGGCTGTTATTTTTTTTATCAGGTTGACCGGTGCGGTTACAAATTGCAGAAAGGCGGCCAGCAGGACAGTAAAAATACTTCTTAGCATTTGGAAATGAACAAAGCCGATGAAGACTGCAAGGCAAACGTACCAGGTGAAGACGGTAAGAAAGGAGTGATTGACCACATTGATGATGGCGGCCAACAGCAAGGCTGATCCGGAAAAATAACTCTTTAAGGTTTTTTGTTTCTCCTGATCTGCCACCAGGATAATAAGGATGAATATGGTGTAAATAAGCAGGTTAATGGCTTGTTTTTCCATCCAGAAAAGGTAGCTGAAAAGTATACCTCCGCCCAGCGTGGCCAGGAGTTGTAAATCTATTTTCTGTTTCATTGAAATAGATGTTTTTAAGATTGGTGCGCTCATATTTTTAAATTTTGAAAAAAGGAACTTCGGTTAGTACCCAGAAATAAAATGCTGCAACAGGCAGGTTTAACAACATGACAGCGGCAGTTTTTAACAACTCCTGGTAATGTTTGGGGTAGGCGATAATGACTGTTAGCACAATAAGCAACATAAAAAGATTAAGTATAAAGGCCATTACGAGGAAAAAAAAGCCGAGGTAGATCAAATCGCTAAATCTGCTGAAGCAATAGATCAGGAATAAAGCTGTACCAATAAGAAAAGAATATTTGGTTATGCTTCTGGCTAATTTTGTAAGGTCCGCTATTGGATTTGTTTCCATTTTGTTAGTTTTAAAAGTGCTTTGTATTTCAAAGTAAATGCGTAAAAAAAATTAAATACCTTTTATCATTTTCTCTAAAGCATCCAGATGTGCTTTAAAGGCATGCCGTCCCAATTCGGTAAGGATATAAGTGGTGTTGGTTTTTTTGCCAATAAACGATTTCTGGACCTTTAAGTATTGAGCCTGCTCCAAAGTATTTAAATGAGAAGCCAGGTTGCCATCAGTCAGTTCCAGTAACTGTTTCAATTCGTTAAAACTGATGCTATCATTTACAATCAATACGGACATTACGCCCAGCCTTATCCGACTGTCGAATATTTTGTTCAGGGCCTCTATTGGGTTCTTCATCAATTTGCCCTTTCATATTTAAAGTACATCAGCATACCATAAAAAATATGGAGTACCCCAAAACCAACCGCCCAGAAATAAAGGCCATAGCCGATGTAAAACATAGCTATTAATCCCAATATAATTTCGCAGATGCCCAGGAAACGAATATCGGTATAGGTATACTTGCTAGCATTGATGAGTGCCAATCCGTAAAAAATAAGACAGGCAGGAGCAATCAAACCCAAAGTATTGGGGTGTACCAGGAGCAGGGCAATGATAAATAAACCACCCGAAACCAGTGGAATGGCCAGGTTGATCAATAGGTTTTTGGCAGTTCTGTCCCAAAATGGCAGGTTTTTTTTTCGGCTTTGTCTTAAGGTGAGTAACAAACCTCCAATCAATGCAACAATTAAAACACCCAGACCTATTTTAATCAGATTAAATTCGAGGTCGAGATCTGCATTACCATAGGCCATATTACTGTAAGCATCCGTATGATTGAGATAATTTTTAATTTCAGTTTGCGCAAGATAGGCCCCTGCAAGGGCCGTGAAACCGGCAAATACACCTGATAAACCACTTAAAGAAATGAATCGGGATGAGCGGTCCATCAGCTTCTTGATGTCGTTCAGTGCATTGAGTTGTTCTTTCTGTTTGTTCATTTTAAAAGTACTTTGTTTTTCAAAGTTAAATTATAAATCTGAACTTCCAAATAATATTATAGGAAATTTAAGCTTGCAATTTCTCAGCGCCCCGCACATCTCATTTCTCAAATCTTTACTAGATTTGCAGTTATGCTAAAAGCCACAGGTATAAAAAAAGCTTATGGAAACCTGCCTATCTTGAAAGGGGTAGATTTTGAGGTGTCAAAAGGAGAAATTGTAAGTATTATTGGTGCCTCTGGAGCGGGTAAGAGTACGTTGTTGCACATATTGGGTACTTTAGATAAGCCTGATGAGGGGTCGGTAGAACTGAAGGGTACTCAAGTGAGCCATCTTTCGGGCGAGCTGCTCAGCGTTTTTCGCAACCGGAATATTGGCTTTGTATTTCAGTTTCATCACTTGTTGCCCGAGTTTACGGCGCTTGAAAACATCTGTATCCCTGCCTTTATCGCTAAGACAGGTAAAAAACAAGCCGAGCAGCGGGCATTTGAGCTGCTGGATTTGTTGGGACTGAAAGAAAGGGCAAGTCATAAGCCCAACCAGTTGTCGGGGGGCGAGCAACAGCGCATTGCAGTTGCCAGGGCGCTGATCAATAATCCCGCAATTATTCTGGCAGATGAGCCTTCCGGTAACCTGGATTCGGCAAATGCTACTGCACTGCACGAATTTTTTATCACCCTGCGGGATAATTTTAAACAAACATTTGTGATTGTGACTCACAATGAAGGCCTGGCGGAAATAAGCGACCGGGTTGTAACCATGAAAGATGGCTTAATTATATGACGATATTAATTACCGGTGGAAAATCTGCCGCTGCCTTAAAACAGGCAAACCAATTTATAAATGATCAGGTTATCCTGGCCGATTATGGCGAAATGCCAAGTCTGTCATCGGCAAAATATAAATTTTTGTCCCTTGGCGAAAGAAATGACGATATCATTGCTCATAATTTATTAAACCATTGCCTCAATGAAGGGGCCGATGCCATATTGACCTTAAATGATTATGAAACTACAGAATTGCTCAAATCGGCAGTATTATTTAAAGAGTTTAATATTGACATTTTAGAGGCCTAAGCTCAAACCCAGTCTAATGATTGCCGACGAATATTTATTACAAAAACAAGTTTTCATCTTTGAGCTGGATAATGTAATTTATCCCGAAAAAGACTATTTGCTGCAAGTATATTACCTCTTTGCCCAGTTTATTGAATATGGCGAGCAGATACCTGCTGCCGAGATCCTGAAATACATGGAGCAAACCTTTCTGGAGGGGGGGGACGTGGACATGTTTGCTAAAACAGCGGCCAGGTTTAATATCCCCGAAAAATACCAGGTTAATTTTGACATGCTGCTGCACAGTGTGCGTTTGCCTTTAAAGCTGTTGATTTATGATGAAGTATTGCGGTTTTTGCAGAGCATAGTAACGGAACGCAAACACATCTTTTTATTTGTAC
Encoded proteins:
- the sucC gene encoding ADP-forming succinate--CoA ligase subunit beta, with product MNIHEYQGKEILKSFGVAVQEGIVADTVEQAVEAAKKMKTDYNSDWVVIKAQIHAGGRGKGGGVKLAKNLDEVKERATAILGMQLVTPQTGPEGKKVNKILVAQDVYYPGASETKEFYISVLLNRSNGRNIIMYSTEGGMDIEEVAEHTPHLIFKEEIDPKVGLQGFQARKIAFNLGVSGAAFKEMVKFVTALYKAYDSTDSSMFEINPVLKTSDDKIIAVDAKVDLDENALFRHPDYAAMRDKLEEDPTDVEASESNLNYVKLDGNVGCMVNGAGLAMATMDIIKIAGGEPANFLDVGGTANAQTVKAGFNIILKDPNVKAILINIFGGIVRCDRVAQGVIDAYNEIGNVPVPIICRLQGTNAEEAKKLIDESGLKVYSAIALQDASDLVTKVLAS
- a CDS encoding ferritin-like domain-containing protein produces the protein MHSSLYWINYFSQNLKNQRIDWSCSPALSTAERDNILKSLQAWQLGETSEGTNLINAATKHAQQLNDPHYTDAIRLFIKEEQKHGNNLGRYIDRIGEKRIKKDWGDSLFRKIRGLNTHMEFWTIAVITVESTAQIFYQCLKDATGCKLLKQICTDILIDEAAHITFQIERLSLIYQQKSSLARIITYYAYTVFYFSTTLIVWLAHKRLFRAGKVSFGKYWTKMRSKFKKTIQKLKPSVENIKVENTCTHLL
- a CDS encoding DUF4173 domain-containing protein; protein product: MKQKIDLQLLATLGGGILFSYLFWMEKQAINLLIYTIFILIILVADQEKQKTLKSYFSGSALLLAAIINVVNHSFLTVFTWYVCLAVFIGFVHFQMLRSIFTVLLAAFLQFVTAPVNLIKKITATHFGSVTLKPPLKIFKYIIIPFMAIVLFSVLYSAANSIFAGYVEQIANSIGSFLNRIFGFLFEDLSLPRLMHLLFGIVVSAGIFISLKGLDLEHGEARCKEQLTREGRKIKHNTIGRELMALFAGSLMKRMMALKTENIIGIISFTALNLLLLALNAIDVSTIWLDKNTNSNGAHFSAELHDGTNVLILSIVMAMLVIVYFFNGNLNFYRKNKTIRLLAYLWIAQNMFLVLSVLFRDFNYIGAYGLTYKRIGVMVFLLLCTIGLVTAYLKVATLKTFFYLCKVNGFIWYILLLTFGFVNWDVFIVRYNINNKASISLDLDHLMSLSDKTLPLLDQHKLDLRKYLPNSRYTYQLQYDSTTYTHKKVPLHYPEQVAAFEKSLTKRIKRFKNKYAETSWLSWNYRDWQTQQYLIKNQL
- a CDS encoding transcriptional regulator, which encodes MKNPIEALNKIFDSRIRLGVMSVLIVNDSISFNELKQLLELTDGNLASHLNTLEQAQYLKVQKSFIGKKTNTTYILTELGRHAFKAHLDALEKMIKGI
- a CDS encoding ABC transporter ATP-binding protein, with product MLKATGIKKAYGNLPILKGVDFEVSKGEIVSIIGASGAGKSTLLHILGTLDKPDEGSVELKGTQVSHLSGELLSVFRNRNIGFVFQFHHLLPEFTALENICIPAFIAKTGKKQAEQRAFELLDLLGLKERASHKPNQLSGGEQQRIAVARALINNPAIILADEPSGNLDSANATALHEFFITLRDNFKQTFVIVTHNEGLAEISDRVVTMKDGLII
- a CDS encoding HAD family hydrolase, producing MIADEYLLQKQVFIFELDNVIYPEKDYLLQVYYLFAQFIEYGEQIPAAEILKYMEQTFLEGGDVDMFAKTAARFNIPEKYQVNFDMLLHSVRLPLKLLIYDEVLRFLQSIVTERKHIFLFVQGNPAMQLNKIKQTEWNGLEQYLRVFFTAEYEPENDALKLILEQEGLKTDEVLLIGVSAFAETHASAVKADYLNVNKLFLT